One region of Terriglobales bacterium genomic DNA includes:
- the dnaG gene encoding DNA primase, whose protein sequence is MSAPGSFSDVVKQQADIVRIVGDYVKLKKSGAQNFSGLCPFHNEKTPSFSVHTTRQFFHCFGCHASGDVFTFVQKIENVTFPEAVRLVAQKLGIPLPEQQYDSPAEARDAKLRGVLLDMHERACLFLQDQLRRPEGARAREYLAGRGLTEEIIREFRIGYAPDSGFILRDRLKGEFDEESLRASGLFSWKDTEPASKPTTDDRRPTTAMYSKFRGRVMFPIANDAGKVIAFTGRTLLEGDKAGPKYLNSPETPIYSKSRVLFNLDKAKESIRRLDYTILVEGQMDCISVFAAGFRNVIATSGTAFTEAQARLLARFSRNVVVNFDPDTAGAAATERTLGLLVEEQFQVKVVQLESGLDPDLFIRRRGRDAYADALHKSQKYFDYLIDRARAQFPPRTPESKVKALNFLLPHVHRVPSRIVRDELAADIAQKLGIDSAVLRQELKQAAAARSGGIKTAAQSPVTDAERLLVRALAPGGDPDLRTHCARLLTSEPLHHGLGTEGLIQALLASSDVLDAASISLEPEQRNLLASILMREDEELTQELLDRSLAALRRRGLERRQRDIKSQIADAERRQDSELLASLVQEKLRIDRQLASGD, encoded by the coding sequence ATGTCCGCCCCGGGCTCATTCTCCGACGTGGTCAAGCAACAGGCCGACATCGTTCGCATTGTTGGCGACTACGTGAAGTTGAAGAAGTCGGGTGCGCAGAATTTTTCCGGTCTCTGCCCCTTCCACAACGAGAAGACGCCGTCGTTTTCGGTGCACACCACGCGCCAGTTCTTCCACTGCTTCGGGTGCCACGCCTCGGGCGACGTCTTCACCTTCGTGCAGAAGATCGAGAACGTCACGTTTCCGGAGGCCGTTCGCCTGGTCGCGCAAAAGCTCGGCATCCCGCTGCCTGAGCAGCAATACGACTCGCCCGCCGAAGCGCGCGATGCGAAGCTTCGCGGCGTCCTGCTCGACATGCACGAGCGCGCCTGCCTGTTCCTGCAGGACCAGCTTCGCCGCCCCGAAGGGGCCCGCGCACGCGAGTACCTTGCCGGGCGCGGTCTGACGGAGGAGATCATCCGCGAGTTCCGCATCGGCTACGCGCCGGATTCCGGCTTCATCCTGCGCGACCGGCTGAAGGGCGAGTTCGATGAAGAATCGCTACGCGCCAGCGGGCTGTTTTCCTGGAAAGACACTGAGCCCGCGTCTAAGCCGACGACCGACGACCGAAGACCGACGACGGCGATGTATTCCAAATTCCGCGGGCGCGTCATGTTCCCCATCGCGAACGACGCGGGAAAAGTCATCGCGTTCACCGGGCGCACGCTCCTCGAAGGTGACAAGGCAGGTCCCAAGTATCTGAATTCGCCCGAAACGCCCATCTACTCCAAGTCGCGCGTACTGTTCAACCTCGACAAGGCGAAGGAGTCCATTCGCCGGCTCGACTACACCATCCTGGTCGAAGGTCAGATGGACTGCATCTCGGTCTTCGCCGCCGGCTTCCGCAACGTGATCGCCACTTCCGGCACGGCGTTCACCGAGGCCCAGGCGCGCCTGCTCGCCCGCTTCAGCCGCAACGTGGTGGTGAACTTCGATCCCGACACCGCCGGCGCTGCCGCCACCGAGCGCACCCTAGGGCTTCTGGTTGAGGAGCAGTTTCAGGTAAAGGTCGTGCAGCTGGAATCCGGACTCGACCCCGACCTGTTCATCCGCCGCCGCGGCCGCGACGCCTACGCCGACGCGCTACACAAGTCGCAGAAGTACTTCGACTATCTCATTGATCGCGCCCGCGCCCAGTTCCCGCCCCGCACGCCCGAAAGCAAGGTAAAGGCCCTGAACTTCCTGCTCCCCCACGTGCATCGCGTGCCCAGCCGCATCGTTCGCGACGAACTCGCCGCCGACATCGCCCAAAAGCTTGGCATCGACTCTGCCGTCCTGCGCCAGGAGCTGAAACAGGCGGCTGCGGCGCGCTCGGGTGGGATCAAAACGGCGGCCCAGTCGCCGGTCACTGACGCCGAGCGGCTCTTGGTTCGTGCCCTCGCCCCGGGCGGCGACCCTGACCTGCGCACTCACTGTGCCCGGCTGCTCACCTCCGAGCCCCTCCACCACGGCCTCGGCACCGAAGGACTGATCCAGGCGCTACTCGCGTCCAGCGATGTTCTGGATGCTGCCTCGATCTCGCTGGAGCCTGAGCAACGAAACCTGCTTGCCTCGATCCTCATGCGGGAAGACGAGGAATTGACCCAAGAACTGCTCGACCGCTCGCTGGCCGCCCTCCGCCGCCGCGGCTTGGAGCGCCGCCAGCGCGACATCAAGTCCCAGATTGCCGACGCTGAGCGCCGCCAGGATTCCGAGCTCCTGGCCTCTCTTGTCCAGGAAAAGCTCCGCATTGACCGCCAGCTCGCGTCTGGGGACTGA
- a CDS encoding GH1 family beta-glucosidase — MTVLDRRAFLQTAAIAAVSAATAPFVPRALAQASKPPDFPKGFLWGSATASYQVEGAWREDGKGESIWDRFAHKPGTIKGADTGDVACDSYHRYAEDIALMRALNLTSYRFSIAWPRIQPTGSGAPNAKGLDYYKRLVDALLEARIRPFPTLYHWDLPQTLEDAGGWPNRDLIGRFTDYAEIVARALGDRVSNWTMFNEPKVFTELGYSAGRHAPGRRDRAAFYRASHVVNLTQASAFRAMKAVNGRLKIGSAYSTTNAEPATSSPEDRVAADRAHAFSNLWFVDPLLKGRYPDAIVGGFQPETFGVQPGDMEKLPTPLDFLGINYYNRTVYAHDPSVPLLQFRNAGLPDDRRGPQTDMGWEVWPDSFHDLLVRMSREHPGVPIEVTENGCSYLDSPDAHGRVADRRRIDYYAGYLGAVSRAIRDGADIRGYHAWSLLDNFEWAEGYTQRFGLVYVDFRTQQRIIKDSGRWLAKVAAENKLLASAL; from the coding sequence ATGACCGTCCTCGACCGCCGCGCCTTCCTGCAGACCGCTGCCATCGCCGCAGTTTCGGCCGCCACCGCGCCGTTCGTTCCACGCGCGCTCGCGCAAGCGAGCAAACCGCCAGACTTCCCCAAAGGCTTCCTGTGGGGCAGTGCCACCGCGTCCTATCAGGTCGAGGGCGCGTGGCGTGAAGACGGCAAGGGCGAGTCCATCTGGGACCGCTTCGCGCACAAGCCCGGTACCATCAAGGGCGCCGACACCGGCGACGTCGCCTGCGACTCCTACCATCGCTACGCTGAAGACATCGCGCTCATGCGCGCGCTGAACCTCACGAGCTATCGCTTCTCCATCGCCTGGCCCCGCATTCAGCCGACTGGTTCGGGCGCACCCAACGCGAAGGGCCTCGATTACTACAAGCGTCTTGTGGACGCGCTTCTCGAGGCCCGCATCCGGCCTTTCCCAACCCTCTACCACTGGGACCTGCCGCAGACGCTCGAAGACGCCGGCGGCTGGCCGAATCGTGACTTAATCGGTCGCTTCACCGACTACGCTGAAATCGTCGCGCGCGCTCTCGGCGATCGCGTTTCGAACTGGACGATGTTCAACGAGCCGAAGGTGTTTACCGAGCTTGGCTACTCTGCTGGCCGCCACGCCCCGGGACGCCGTGACCGTGCGGCCTTCTATCGGGCGAGCCACGTCGTCAATCTGACGCAGGCCAGCGCCTTCCGGGCCATGAAAGCGGTCAACGGCAGGCTTAAGATCGGCAGCGCGTACTCGACCACAAACGCTGAACCTGCCACGAGCTCCCCCGAAGATCGTGTCGCCGCCGACCGCGCGCACGCTTTCTCGAACCTGTGGTTCGTCGATCCGCTGCTCAAGGGCCGTTATCCCGACGCGATCGTGGGCGGCTTCCAGCCGGAAACCTTCGGCGTGCAGCCCGGCGACATGGAAAAGCTGCCCACGCCGCTCGACTTCCTCGGCATCAACTACTACAACCGCACCGTGTACGCGCACGATCCGAGCGTGCCGCTGCTGCAGTTCCGCAACGCCGGCCTGCCCGATGATCGCCGAGGCCCGCAGACCGACATGGGTTGGGAGGTTTGGCCCGATTCGTTCCATGACCTGCTCGTTCGCATGTCGCGCGAGCATCCCGGCGTGCCCATCGAGGTCACGGAAAACGGCTGCTCGTATCTCGACTCGCCTGACGCGCACGGCCGCGTGGCCGACCGGCGCCGCATTGACTACTATGCCGGATACCTCGGCGCGGTCTCGCGCGCCATTCGCGACGGCGCCGACATTCGCGGCTATCACGCCTGGAGCCTGCTCGACAATTTCGAGTGGGCCGAGGGCTACACCCAGCGCTTCGGGCTGGTGTACGTGGACTTCCGCACGCAGCAGCGCATTATTAAGGATTCGGGCCGCTGGTTGGCGAAAGTGGCCGCAGAGAACAAGCTGCTTGCGTCGGCGCTCTGA
- a CDS encoding Smr/MutS family protein, with protein sequence MTALTNTSARLLDFESLRELLRAYAVSDLGRARVQSVAPSSDLDYIRRQQQLTAEIRDYCRAGGRFEFSGLLDPARLVEKSRIAGAALETLEIRDILIVVDRAAEWREIAVDPPSSLTSSACGAWPAVAELSRGIADFTEFLRFFRKKILPDGTLDDRASPELARIRREIEKQKRLIQESLRGYLRRLAEGGAVQDELITIRGERFVIPVKVEQKKKVNGVVHGASSSGQTIFVEPLETIEQNNELVRLLEEELAETHRILLEMTGLVAGQAANIIAAAEALAELELQFAKARFAEDYACVAPQMHAAESSAMRLALVSARHPLLERNLKAHGRHVIPLTLELGAGASAAHRQPATDDRQLVITGPNTGGKTVALKTVGLLALMAQSGIPVPAERAELPVFDAVLADIGDYQSIEQNLSTFSAHVTNIDFISRTATPQSLVLLDELGSATDPEEGAALAVAIAEQFRALGCISIISTHHTSLKIYGANTPGVLNAAVGFDEHTLQPTYELRVGVPGASAGINIAQRLGLNPAIIQSARSRLGTQTQDVARFLDRLHEQLRQIEQERAALRRREQEVAREQNRLAAEGRKEQKEKVRELEKKLEESLRDFEYQMRENVSAVQDRAAALKLSKEAERRVAKLRREFKEQFNQSVVAHTTGADVGDSHAQPALVRHVSEGDTVRLKSLGRNGTVKRRVDDNTFEVEVGAMKMKVARSDIAEVVTRAGAAGAAASPLAAARARGISVSVDEGEVSAAASEINVIGENVDEATRRVEKFVDRAFLAGLTRVRVVHGSGMGILRKALRQFLQTHPHVASVSEPPHNEGGAGATIVELRM encoded by the coding sequence GTGACTGCATTGACCAACACCAGCGCGCGCCTGCTCGATTTCGAGTCGCTGCGTGAACTGCTGCGCGCCTACGCCGTCTCCGACCTGGGCCGGGCGCGCGTGCAGTCGGTGGCGCCCTCGTCTGACCTCGACTACATCCGCCGCCAGCAACAGCTCACCGCCGAGATTCGCGACTACTGCCGCGCGGGGGGACGCTTCGAGTTCTCCGGCCTGCTCGACCCCGCGCGTCTGGTGGAGAAGTCGCGCATCGCAGGCGCGGCGCTGGAGACCCTCGAGATTCGCGACATCCTGATCGTTGTGGATCGTGCCGCCGAGTGGCGCGAGATTGCTGTGGATCCGCCATCGTCGTTGACGAGCTCCGCCTGCGGGGCCTGGCCGGCCGTCGCGGAGCTTTCCCGCGGCATCGCCGACTTCACCGAGTTCCTCCGCTTCTTCCGCAAGAAAATCCTTCCGGACGGCACCCTCGACGACCGTGCTTCGCCCGAACTCGCGCGCATCCGGCGTGAGATCGAAAAACAGAAGCGGCTCATCCAGGAATCGCTGCGCGGTTACCTGCGGCGGCTCGCCGAAGGCGGCGCCGTGCAGGACGAGTTGATCACCATTCGCGGCGAGCGCTTCGTCATTCCGGTGAAAGTCGAGCAGAAGAAAAAGGTGAACGGCGTGGTCCACGGCGCCAGTTCCAGCGGACAAACCATCTTCGTCGAGCCGCTGGAAACCATCGAGCAGAACAACGAGCTGGTTCGCCTGCTGGAAGAGGAGCTCGCCGAAACCCACCGCATTCTGCTGGAAATGACCGGGCTTGTCGCCGGGCAAGCGGCCAACATCATCGCCGCCGCCGAAGCGCTTGCCGAGCTCGAACTCCAATTCGCGAAGGCGCGCTTTGCCGAGGATTACGCGTGCGTGGCGCCGCAGATGCACGCAGCCGAGAGCAGCGCGATGCGCCTGGCGCTCGTCTCAGCCCGCCATCCGCTGCTGGAGCGCAACCTGAAAGCGCACGGCCGCCACGTCATCCCGCTCACGCTCGAACTTGGCGCCGGCGCTTCCGCCGCCCACCGACAACCGGCGACCGACGACCGGCAGTTGGTCATCACCGGCCCGAACACCGGCGGAAAAACCGTGGCGCTGAAAACGGTCGGCCTGCTCGCGCTGATGGCGCAATCCGGAATTCCGGTTCCGGCCGAGCGCGCCGAACTGCCCGTGTTCGACGCCGTGCTCGCCGATATCGGCGACTACCAGTCCATCGAACAGAACCTTTCCACGTTCTCCGCGCACGTAACCAACATTGATTTCATCTCGCGCACTGCCACGCCGCAGTCGCTGGTGCTGCTCGATGAACTCGGCTCCGCCACCGATCCCGAAGAAGGCGCCGCGCTCGCCGTTGCCATCGCCGAGCAGTTTCGCGCACTGGGCTGCATCAGCATCATCTCCACCCATCACACGTCGCTGAAGATTTACGGCGCGAACACGCCGGGCGTGCTCAACGCCGCCGTCGGCTTCGACGAGCACACGCTACAGCCCACTTACGAGCTCCGCGTCGGCGTGCCGGGCGCGTCGGCCGGCATCAACATCGCGCAGCGCCTCGGCCTCAATCCGGCCATCATTCAGTCGGCCCGCAGCCGCCTCGGCACGCAGACGCAGGACGTGGCGCGCTTCCTCGACCGCCTGCACGAGCAGTTGCGTCAAATCGAGCAGGAGCGCGCTGCGCTCCGCCGGCGCGAGCAGGAGGTCGCGCGCGAGCAGAACCGTCTTGCCGCGGAGGGCCGCAAGGAGCAGAAGGAAAAAGTCCGCGAACTGGAGAAGAAGCTCGAAGAATCGCTGCGCGATTTCGAGTACCAGATGCGCGAGAACGTCAGCGCCGTCCAGGACCGCGCCGCGGCGTTGAAGCTCTCGAAAGAAGCTGAGCGCCGCGTTGCCAAGCTCCGCCGCGAGTTCAAAGAGCAGTTCAACCAGTCCGTGGTCGCGCACACCACCGGCGCCGACGTTGGCGACAGCCACGCGCAGCCCGCGCTCGTCCGCCACGTCAGCGAAGGCGACACGGTCCGCTTGAAGTCGCTGGGCCGCAACGGCACGGTGAAGCGCCGAGTAGACGACAACACCTTCGAGGTCGAAGTCGGCGCCATGAAGATGAAGGTGGCGCGAAGCGACATCGCCGAAGTGGTCACCCGGGCTGGGGCGGCGGGCGCAGCCGCCTCTCCGCTCGCGGCCGCGCGCGCTCGCGGCATCTCGGTTTCCGTTGACGAAGGCGAAGTTTCGGCAGCGGCCAGCGAGATCAACGTTATCGGCGAGAACGTGGACGAGGCCACTCGCCGCGTTGAAAAATTCGTGGATCGCGCTTTCCTCGCAGGCCTGACTCGCGTGCGCGTCGTCCACGGCAGCGGAATGGGAATTCTCCGCAAGGCGCTGCGCCAGTTCCTGCAGACGCACCCTCATGTGGCGTCCGTCAGCGAGCCGCCACACAACGAAGGCGGCGCCGGTGCGACCATCGTCGAACTCAGAATGTGA
- the hemB gene encoding porphobilinogen synthase, which yields MSFPVTRMRRLRQSEALRAMVRETRLTPESFVYPLFVCPGEGVRKEIGSMPGVFNLSVDEAVKEAREAHSLGIPALILFGLPESKDEIATGAWDENGIVQRAARAIKREVSEILLIGDVCLCEYMSHGHCGVVRQKLRESKGPRTVVASRGQMAAVMERALATDFEIANDETLDILSKTSVSLARAGIDIVAPSDMMDGRVAAIRKALDDAGLVNVPILSYAAKFASGYYGPFREAADSAPQFGDRRSYQMDPANLREAMREIALDLEEGADMIMVKPALPYLDVIAEARRRYEAPLAAYQVSGEYAMIEAAARNGWIDRERIMMESLTSIRRAGADVILTYFAKDAAQLLA from the coding sequence ATGTCGTTCCCTGTCACCCGAATGCGTCGGCTGCGGCAGAGCGAAGCCCTGCGGGCGATGGTTCGCGAGACGCGACTCACGCCAGAGAGCTTTGTGTACCCGCTCTTCGTGTGCCCGGGTGAAGGGGTACGCAAGGAAATTGGCTCGATGCCTGGGGTGTTCAACCTGTCGGTGGACGAGGCGGTCAAGGAGGCGCGCGAGGCGCATTCGCTGGGCATCCCCGCGCTCATCCTGTTCGGGCTGCCGGAGTCGAAGGACGAAATCGCGACCGGCGCCTGGGACGAAAATGGCATCGTGCAGCGTGCGGCGCGGGCCATCAAGCGCGAGGTATCCGAGATCTTGCTGATCGGCGACGTTTGCCTGTGCGAGTACATGTCGCACGGGCATTGTGGCGTGGTCCGCCAGAAGTTGCGCGAGTCGAAGGGCCCGCGCACGGTCGTCGCAAGCCGCGGGCAAATGGCCGCGGTGATGGAGCGAGCGCTGGCGACGGATTTCGAGATCGCCAACGACGAGACGCTCGACATCCTGTCGAAAACTTCGGTTTCGCTGGCGCGTGCCGGGATCGACATCGTGGCGCCTTCGGACATGATGGACGGCCGCGTCGCCGCGATCCGCAAGGCGCTCGACGACGCCGGCCTGGTGAACGTCCCCATCCTTTCTTATGCGGCGAAATTTGCCTCGGGATACTACGGGCCATTTCGCGAGGCGGCCGATTCGGCGCCGCAGTTCGGCGACCGGCGCAGCTACCAGATGGATCCGGCGAACCTGCGCGAGGCCATGCGGGAGATCGCGCTCGACCTGGAAGAGGGCGCGGACATGATCATGGTGAAGCCGGCGCTTCCCTACCTCGACGTGATCGCCGAGGCGCGGCGACGCTACGAGGCGCCGCTTGCCGCCTACCAGGTCTCGGGCGAATACGCGATGATCGAGGCTGCGGCGCGCAACGGCTGGATTGACCGCGAGCGGATCATGATGGAGTCGCTGACCTCCATCCGCCGCGCGGGCGCCGACGTCATCTTGACGTACTTCGCCAAGGACGCGGCACAGCTGCTGGCCTGA
- the lipB gene encoding lipoyl(octanoyl) transferase LipB — MKLSAVQLGRVPYSLGLALQDELIAARKEGRISDTLLLLEHPPVVTLGRNAKARNVLASAEQLKSREVEIFECNRGGDVTFHGPGQLVGYPIVDLFGFKPRIGAVEFVRKLEEVLIRTCAAYGIAAQRIPGLTGVWTRPQAGEPAKIAAIGVHISRGVTSHGFALNVSTDLAYFQLIVPCGIQDKSVTSIEKELGRAVELAEVGETAARQFGSVFGEQVLWTETVEALLGRSVGVPLRAPAGTEAGGEDVWLA; from the coding sequence ATGAAGCTGTCTGCCGTCCAGCTCGGAAGAGTGCCCTACTCGCTGGGCCTGGCGCTCCAGGACGAGTTGATCGCGGCGCGCAAAGAAGGCCGCATCTCCGACACTCTGTTGCTTCTTGAGCACCCGCCGGTGGTGACGCTCGGGCGCAACGCGAAGGCCAGGAACGTGCTCGCCTCGGCCGAGCAGCTCAAGAGCCGCGAGGTCGAGATCTTCGAATGCAATCGCGGCGGCGATGTAACCTTCCATGGACCAGGACAGCTGGTCGGATATCCCATTGTTGACCTGTTCGGGTTCAAGCCGCGAATCGGCGCGGTGGAGTTCGTGCGCAAGCTGGAAGAGGTGCTGATCCGCACCTGCGCAGCGTACGGCATTGCGGCGCAGCGAATTCCGGGTCTGACCGGCGTGTGGACACGGCCGCAGGCGGGCGAGCCTGCCAAGATTGCCGCCATCGGCGTGCACATTTCGCGCGGCGTCACATCGCACGGCTTCGCGCTCAATGTCAGCACCGACCTTGCTTACTTCCAGCTGATCGTGCCATGCGGCATCCAGGACAAGTCCGTGACCTCAATCGAGAAGGAACTCGGTCGCGCCGTGGAGCTCGCCGAAGTGGGCGAAACGGCAGCGCGGCAGTTCGGCAGCGTCTTCGGCGAGCAGGTCTTGTGGACGGAGACCGTCGAGGCGCTGCTGGGACGCAGCGTCGGCGTACCGCTGCGCGCGCCGGCGGGCACCGAAGCGGGCGGAGAGGATGTGTGGCTGGCATGA